The following proteins are encoded in a genomic region of Chloracidobacterium sp.:
- the tnpA gene encoding IS200/IS605 family transposase → MSYIKVWLHFVWSTKDRKPFLSDDIRQKVFRHIRENAREKGIFIDFINGYVEHCHCLISLGLDQTIEKIMQLIKGESSFWINKNGLTKEKFAWQDDYFVVSVSENVVDNVREYIKNQEAHHQTKSFDDEFGSRL, encoded by the coding sequence ATGTCATACATCAAAGTTTGGTTACATTTTGTTTGGTCAACGAAAGACCGAAAGCCGTTTTTGAGCGATGACATCAGGCAGAAAGTTTTCCGGCATATTCGGGAAAATGCCAGAGAGAAAGGAATTTTTATTGATTTTATCAACGGCTATGTCGAGCATTGTCATTGTTTGATTTCTCTGGGTTTAGATCAGACAATCGAGAAAATAATGCAACTTATAAAAGGCGAATCGTCTTTTTGGATAAACAAAAACGGCTTGACCAAAGAAAAATTTGCTTGGCAGGATGATTATTTTGTCGTGTCGGTGAGCGAAAATGTCGTTGATAATGTCAGAGAATATATCAAGAATCAAGAGGCTCATCATCAGACAAAAAGTTTCGATGATGAGTTTGGCTCCCGGCTTTGA